A region from the Heterodontus francisci isolate sHetFra1 unplaced genomic scaffold, sHetFra1.hap1 HAP1_SCAFFOLD_510, whole genome shotgun sequence genome encodes:
- the LOC137359991 gene encoding probable G-protein coupled receptor 139, which yields MDRSLSSDFYYLSACNDWYTLDDGILYALAIIQYNYYPFLAIVGVPVNLLTIGILTQRKCGLSKCVTRYLVAMSAADLLVIILDLILRQIPIVYWGQFQFLWSIPVCNIHAVLLYAATDCSVWFTVTFTFDRFVAICCQKLKCKYCSEKTAAVALGTVTVLSCLKDIFWYFMLSGRYWLMNAPWFCSVPRDVQMSRVWVTIEFLHHILTPGLPFVVILLLNALTDRNILVSSRLRRRLRANSTGETRQDAQMESRRKSIILLLVISANFILLWTALMVLSIWTRMWNLTSVSFSARPPRFLQELGFMLQLLSCCTNTAIYAVTQTQFREQLKNALKYPFTQLLN from the exons atggacaggagtttatcctcggattttTACTATCTTTCTGCATGTAATGATTGGTACACATTAGACGatgggatcctgtatgcacttgcgaTAATTCAATATAATTACTATCCATTCCTGGCGATTgtaggtgtccctg ttaacttgctgacgattgggatcctgactcagaggaagtgcggtctctccaaatgtgtcactcgctacctggtggccatgtcagcggcggatctactggtcattatcctggacctgatcttGAGAcagattcccattgtttattggggacagtttcagttcctgtggtccatccccgtgtgtaatatccacgccgtcctgctttacgcagccacagactgttctgtctggttcactgtcactttcacttttgatcgatttgtagctatttgttgccagaagctgaaatgtaaatattgcagcgagaaaacggctgctgtggctctgggaacagtgactgtgctgagctgtttaaaggacatcttctggtattttatgttatcaGGTCGTTATTGGCTGATGAACGCCCCCTGGTTTTGTTCTGTACCAAGGGATGTTCAGATGTCTCGTGTCTGGGTAACAATCGAATtcctccatcacattctaaccccggggctaccatttgtggtgattctgctgctcaatgctctcaccgacagaaacattttagtgagcagcagattacgcaggagactccgggctaacAGCACTGGGGAGACTCGCCAAGACGcgcagatggagagccgaaggaaatccattattttactgctagttatctcggccaatttcattcTGTTGTGGACAGCGTTAATGGTGCTTTCCATATGGACACGGATGTGGAATTTGACGTCGGTGTCTTTCTCTGCCCGTCCACCTCGTTTTCtgcaggaattgggcttcatgctgcagctcctgagttgctgcacaaacactgcgatttatgccgtgacccagactcagttcagagagcagttgaagaatgcgctgaaatatccctttacccaGTTGTTGAATTAA